From Shewanella yunxiaonensis, the proteins below share one genomic window:
- a CDS encoding HAD-IIB family hydrolase, whose amino-acid sequence MLLCTDLDRTLLPNGLQPESPQARRWFADAVKYPGVMLAYVSGRDLGLMQQAIVEYNLPLPDVAITDVGSMIYQREGQRYRPMPSWQSYIGEDWGTHNSHTLAQAIGELPNLQLQPKQQQQQYKLSYQIVPAAAMAEDLVLLEQQLQKLAIRAQMISSVDETSDMGLVDILPARAGKRQAIDFLAKMLVLTPPQVFFSGDSGNDLDVLISPYRTVLVKNATEEVVASAISGGEAQGNASSLYLAQGLPELGLNGNYSAGIVEGLFHFFPGLKAWLVAKRQSDE is encoded by the coding sequence ATGCTGTTGTGTACTGACCTTGACCGCACCTTGTTGCCTAATGGTTTGCAGCCAGAATCCCCGCAAGCGCGGCGATGGTTTGCTGATGCGGTAAAGTATCCCGGCGTGATGCTGGCTTATGTCAGTGGTCGCGATTTGGGATTGATGCAACAGGCGATTGTTGAATACAACTTACCGTTGCCGGATGTTGCCATCACTGATGTCGGCAGCATGATTTATCAGCGAGAAGGTCAACGTTATCGGCCAATGCCGAGCTGGCAAAGTTATATCGGCGAAGATTGGGGAACGCATAATAGTCACACCTTAGCGCAGGCGATTGGTGAGTTGCCAAACTTACAGTTACAGCCCAAACAACAGCAGCAACAATATAAATTGAGCTATCAAATCGTGCCTGCCGCCGCGATGGCTGAGGATCTGGTGCTGCTGGAACAGCAACTGCAAAAACTGGCAATACGCGCACAGATGATTAGCAGCGTTGATGAAACCAGTGACATGGGGCTAGTTGATATTCTGCCTGCCAGAGCTGGAAAGCGGCAAGCGATTGATTTTCTTGCGAAGATGCTGGTGTTAACGCCCCCTCAAGTGTTTTTTAGCGGTGATAGCGGTAATGATTTAGATGTATTGATAAGCCCCTATCGGACGGTATTAGTGAAAAATGCCACCGAAGAAGTGGTCGCCAGCGCCATAAGTGGCGGTGAGGCGCAGGGTAACGCCAGCAGCCTTTATCTGGCGCAGGGATTGCCGGAATTGGGGCTTAACGGCAACTACAGTGCTGGCATAGTTGAAGGACTGTTTCACTTTTTCCCTGGGCTGAAGGCCTGGTTGGTTGCGAAGAGGCAAAGCGATGAATGA